One part of the Dyadobacter sp. 676 genome encodes these proteins:
- a CDS encoding OstA-like protein produces the protein MIERNIFQLTFFALLIFSPYLFAQKALPQSSQSEDLVEILKSDELEIINQPGDDSRRVTNGVFKHKGALLYSNLAIQHLSSNMIEAFGNVKIVQGDTVTVTGDTLLYYGNTRLAIVSGKKTVLKDRKRTLTTRKIEYDMANGIAYYKQPGRTVDEENVLTSKEGFYNTATKEFTYYKNVKLVNKKYTLTTDTLLYNSITKWSYFNGKTKIVNKDGTVAATKGQYNTESTQSAFHTRTTVDNETYTLTADSLVVDGKTNDGRGKGNVVIVAKKDRTILNGDEGYYWKTKGYSKIFGHAYVRNVVSEDTMYIRADTLYSFENTRDSTRKLVGDRNVFIYKSDFQGKCDSITYDTADSVIRFFRKPILWSDQHYQMEADSITAFLVSNELNRMLLKGKSFVITEDTLVRQFNQVKGRTINAYFQAGNKLKQVLVDGNGESAYYAVDDKQKNIGLNRVECGKMNLLFEDNRVRRIAFIGKPDGKLIPPSKIKPAERQLEGFKWRIAEKPTKGKTTWQEK, from the coding sequence TTGATCGAAAGGAATATATTTCAATTAACGTTCTTTGCCTTACTGATTTTTTCGCCTTATCTGTTCGCACAGAAAGCATTACCTCAGTCATCCCAAAGCGAGGACCTGGTAGAGATCCTGAAATCGGACGAGCTGGAAATTATCAATCAGCCCGGCGACGATTCCCGGCGCGTTACCAACGGCGTTTTCAAACATAAAGGCGCGCTTCTGTACAGCAATCTCGCTATCCAGCACCTGAGCAGCAACATGATCGAGGCTTTCGGCAATGTAAAAATCGTTCAGGGCGATACCGTGACTGTGACGGGAGATACGCTCCTGTACTACGGAAACACGCGCCTGGCTATTGTGAGTGGAAAAAAAACGGTCCTGAAAGACCGCAAACGGACACTCACTACCCGTAAAATCGAATACGACATGGCAAACGGGATTGCCTACTACAAGCAGCCGGGGCGCACTGTCGATGAAGAGAATGTGCTCACCAGTAAAGAAGGTTTTTATAATACGGCTACCAAGGAATTTACCTATTACAAAAACGTGAAGCTGGTAAATAAAAAGTACACGCTTACGACGGACACCTTGCTGTATAACTCGATTACGAAATGGTCGTACTTCAACGGGAAAACCAAAATTGTCAACAAGGATGGCACTGTCGCGGCGACGAAGGGTCAATACAATACGGAATCAACACAGTCGGCATTTCATACACGGACCACGGTTGACAACGAAACGTATACCCTTACCGCGGATTCGCTGGTCGTCGACGGGAAAACGAATGACGGCAGAGGAAAGGGAAATGTGGTGATTGTGGCCAAAAAGGACAGGACGATTCTCAATGGCGATGAAGGATATTACTGGAAAACAAAAGGTTATTCCAAAATTTTCGGCCATGCCTATGTGAGAAATGTCGTTTCCGAAGACACGATGTACATCCGCGCCGATACGCTCTACTCGTTCGAAAACACGCGCGATAGCACGCGCAAGCTCGTGGGCGACCGGAATGTATTCATTTACAAATCCGATTTTCAGGGAAAATGCGATTCGATCACTTACGATACGGCCGATTCGGTTATCCGCTTTTTCCGCAAACCGATCCTTTGGAGCGACCAGCATTACCAGATGGAAGCCGACTCGATAACCGCATTCCTCGTAAGCAACGAGCTGAACCGGATGTTGCTCAAAGGCAAGTCGTTCGTAATCACCGAAGACACGCTCGTAAGACAGTTCAACCAGGTAAAGGGACGGACGATCAACGCGTACTTCCAGGCCGGCAACAAGCTAAAACAGGTGCTCGTCGACGGCAACGGGGAAAGTGCCTACTATGCGGTAGACGATAAGCAGAAAAATATCGGTTTGAACCGGGTCGAATGCGGGAAAATGAACCTGCTGTTCGAAGACAACCGGGTCCGGCGGATCGCATTCATCGGAAAGCCCGACGGAAAACTGATTCCTCCGTCGAAAATAAAACCCGCTGAAAGGCAACTGGAGGGCTTCAAATGGCGTATTGCCGAGAAGCCGACAAAGGGAAAGACGACCTGGCAGGAAAAATGA
- the recN gene encoding DNA repair protein RecN: MLSNLLIKNYALIKHLEMSPDPGLNIITGETGAGKSIMLGAIGLLLGNRADAKSLYDSNEKCVIEGTFNLAGYDLAPNFEDENLDFSEECIVRREISAAGKSRAFVNDTPVNLETLRKIGMQLLDVHSQHDSILLGNNEFQLRVVDSYAENADLLKSYQADFNTYREAVRALDELKRQAHQLRKEFDYDQFLFQELNNAGLKADEQEKLEQELTILENAVEIKEKLQLAHAYLDNPENSALDLLKSAVNSLAQASRLVSEYDILRQRAQSALIELRDLADEIDQVNGNVELDSARTEVVQERLDLIYTLLKKHQVSTVEQLLAIEAGLQDKLSAVMNLDDDLAAAEKKVTQTRDKMLAGAEVLSDRRKKVTKAIEKLILDRLVELGIPNASLSIQIGETAPSPTGTDSVTFLFSGNKGIVPQELKLVASGGEFSRLMMVIKYILADKRKLPTIIFDEIDTGVSGEIAKKMGKMMQNMAVNHQIIAITHLHQIASSGDAHYFVYKDHSSDKTVSRIKKLTIDERVQEIAQMIGGHNPSEAVLHNAREMILRD, encoded by the coding sequence ATGCTTTCTAATTTACTGATTAAAAACTATGCGCTGATAAAGCACCTCGAAATGTCCCCAGATCCCGGCCTGAACATCATCACAGGCGAAACGGGTGCCGGCAAATCGATAATGCTTGGCGCGATAGGCCTGCTGTTGGGAAACAGGGCGGACGCGAAGTCGTTGTACGACAGCAACGAAAAATGCGTTATTGAAGGCACGTTCAACCTGGCCGGTTATGACCTGGCGCCAAATTTCGAAGACGAAAATCTGGACTTCTCGGAGGAATGTATCGTGCGGCGCGAAATTTCCGCTGCCGGCAAATCAAGGGCATTCGTCAACGACACGCCCGTGAACCTGGAAACGCTGCGAAAAATCGGCATGCAGTTACTCGACGTTCATTCACAGCACGATTCGATATTGCTGGGTAACAACGAGTTTCAATTACGGGTGGTGGACTCGTATGCGGAAAACGCTGACTTGCTTAAATCTTACCAGGCCGATTTCAATACTTATCGCGAAGCGGTGAGAGCATTGGACGAATTGAAAAGACAGGCACACCAGCTTCGCAAGGAATTCGATTACGACCAGTTTCTTTTTCAGGAGTTGAACAATGCCGGGTTGAAGGCCGACGAGCAGGAAAAACTGGAACAGGAGCTGACAATTCTTGAAAATGCCGTTGAAATCAAAGAAAAACTTCAACTGGCGCACGCTTATCTGGACAACCCTGAAAACTCCGCGCTCGACTTGCTGAAAAGCGCAGTGAATTCACTCGCCCAAGCCTCGCGGCTCGTTTCGGAATATGATATTTTACGACAGCGGGCACAAAGCGCATTGATCGAGCTCCGCGATCTCGCAGATGAAATTGACCAGGTGAATGGCAATGTCGAACTGGATTCGGCGCGGACGGAGGTGGTACAGGAGCGGCTGGATCTTATCTATACCCTGCTCAAAAAACATCAGGTATCGACTGTGGAGCAATTGCTTGCCATCGAAGCCGGGTTGCAGGACAAACTGAGCGCTGTCATGAACCTCGATGACGATTTGGCCGCGGCTGAAAAAAAGGTAACGCAAACGCGCGACAAAATGCTCGCAGGCGCGGAGGTCCTGTCCGACCGCCGCAAAAAGGTAACGAAAGCCATTGAAAAGCTCATTCTGGACCGGCTGGTTGAACTTGGCATTCCAAATGCGTCGCTCAGCATACAGATCGGTGAAACAGCACCATCACCGACCGGAACGGACTCGGTGACGTTTCTTTTCAGCGGTAACAAAGGTATTGTTCCGCAAGAATTGAAATTAGTAGCCTCCGGCGGGGAATTTTCCCGGCTTATGATGGTTATTAAGTATATATTGGCCGACAAGCGGAAATTGCCGACTATTATTTTTGATGAGATAGATACCGGGGTTTCGGGGGAAATCGCCAAGAAGATGGGCAAAATGATGCAGAACATGGCTGTTAACCACCAGATAATCGCCATCACCCATCTGCACCAGATAGCAAGCAGCGGCGATGCGCACTATTTTGTTTACAAAGACCATTCTTCGGACAAGACGGTCAGTAGGATTAAAAAACTCACTATCGATGAACGTGTTCAGGAAATAGCCCAGATGATCGGCGGGCATAACCCCTCCGAAGCCGTGCTGCACAACGCGCGTGAAATGATTCTCAGGGATTAA
- a CDS encoding type III pantothenate kinase, protein MTQEEFQEALGDPVKVIGLTPETPLPIVKNYDTPQTLGADRIAAAAGANFLFPGEDLVVIDMGTCITYDLIDRNAAFQGGINFPGGADAIQRDAHVY, encoded by the coding sequence ATGACGCAGGAAGAATTTCAGGAGGCCCTGGGCGACCCGGTGAAAGTGATCGGCCTGACGCCGGAAACCCCGCTTCCGATTGTCAAAAATTACGACACCCCGCAAACCCTTGGTGCCGACCGCATTGCCGCGGCTGCGGGTGCGAATTTCCTCTTTCCGGGCGAAGATCTCGTTGTGATCGACATGGGGACCTGCATTACCTACGATCTCATCGACCGGAATGCGGCATTTCAGGGGGGGATTAATTTCCCCGGGGGTGCGGATGCGATTCAACGCGATGCACACGTTTACTAA
- a CDS encoding viral A-type inclusion protein, protein MKNLILLSFITILFLACAKDKDQETIAGLETEVLAIHDEVMPQQESIVNLKSRLSKKIQGIDSLQNVGVSSNTMAEQRIKAVDLNQKLADADKLMMDWMHEYRGDSAKKLDAKQAIVYFEKEKERILLVKQATLKSIQEAKTFFRITRL, encoded by the coding sequence ATGAAAAACCTCATCCTTCTATCGTTCATAACCATACTTTTCCTGGCCTGCGCAAAAGATAAAGACCAGGAAACAATCGCCGGCCTCGAAACCGAGGTGTTAGCCATCCATGACGAGGTAATGCCTCAGCAAGAGAGCATTGTGAACCTAAAATCCCGGCTTTCGAAGAAAATCCAGGGGATAGACAGTCTTCAGAATGTGGGTGTGAGCAGCAACACGATGGCCGAACAACGCATCAAGGCGGTGGACCTGAACCAGAAGCTCGCAGATGCCGATAAGCTTATGATGGACTGGATGCACGAGTACCGCGGCGATTCCGCCAAAAAACTCGATGCCAAACAAGCAATCGTTTATTTCGAAAAAGAGAAAGAAAGGATATTGCTCGTGAAACAGGCCACCTTGAAATCCATTCAGGAGGCAAAAACTTTTTTTAGAATAACTCGTTTATGA
- a CDS encoding DNA-directed RNA polymerase subunit omega — MATNPSIITRDTDKIAAVTGNLYESVSVISKRARQISSKMKEELNNKLAEFASGVDNLEEVFENREQIEISKFYERMPKAGSIAIDEFIEGKTYFSYRDASEE; from the coding sequence ATGGCAACGAATCCATCGATCATTACCCGTGATACAGACAAGATAGCGGCGGTAACAGGTAACCTGTATGAATCCGTATCTGTCATTTCCAAAAGGGCGCGCCAGATTTCCAGCAAAATGAAGGAAGAGCTGAACAACAAGCTGGCTGAATTTGCTTCCGGCGTCGACAACCTCGAAGAAGTGTTCGAAAACAGAGAGCAAATCGAAATCTCGAAATTCTACGAGCGTATGCCAAAGGCTGGAAGCATTGCGATCGACGAGTTCATCGAAGGCAAAACTTACTTTAGCTATCGCGACGCCAGCGAAGAATAA
- a CDS encoding type III pantothenate kinase, with protein sequence MHTFTKRLPLFEPEKEPELIGKSTRQAMQSGVMNGTLAEIEGIIERYRHNYPALRVVLCGGDAAFFESNLKPPIFAVPELVLIGLNRILTYNVSLQ encoded by the coding sequence ATGCACACGTTTACTAAAAGACTTCCACTTTTTGAGCCTGAAAAAGAGCCGGAATTGATCGGAAAAAGTACCCGTCAGGCCATGCAAAGCGGTGTGATGAACGGCACACTTGCTGAAATCGAAGGAATTATTGAGCGGTACCGGCACAATTACCCGGCTTTACGCGTAGTATTATGTGGTGGGGATGCCGCTTTTTTTGAAAGTAACTTGAAACCACCCATCTTTGCGGTGCCGGAACTGGTTTTAATAGGATTGAACAGAATTTTAACATATAATGTCTCTTTACAGTAG
- the lptC gene encoding LPS export ABC transporter periplasmic protein LptC encodes MFFIVLLFVACESKKDKIGAVYTGPLEIVNDLVVKYSEQGKMKVFVKTPKSLTYQNETRVFPDSVNISFFDSLGTVVTTLRSDSGRYDRNADTYIVKGNVRVVKSETQEILTTSELSWSPGTHKVFTDKALSVKNLRTSEITNAIGMDAEQDFSRIKFRKATGIYKFTGP; translated from the coding sequence ATGTTCTTCATCGTGCTGCTCTTTGTGGCTTGTGAGTCAAAAAAAGACAAAATAGGTGCCGTATACACCGGACCGCTCGAAATTGTCAACGATCTGGTGGTTAAATACAGCGAGCAGGGCAAGATGAAGGTTTTTGTCAAAACGCCCAAATCACTGACTTATCAGAACGAGACCCGGGTTTTCCCCGACTCCGTCAATATCAGCTTCTTTGATTCACTCGGGACGGTAGTAACTACATTGCGTTCCGATTCGGGACGTTACGACCGCAATGCAGATACTTATATCGTAAAAGGCAATGTGCGGGTTGTAAAATCCGAAACGCAGGAAATCCTCACAACCTCCGAGCTGAGCTGGAGTCCCGGAACACACAAGGTTTTCACCGACAAGGCATTGTCTGTTAAAAATCTGCGCACCTCGGAGATTACGAATGCGATCGGGATGGATGCCGAGCAGGACTTCTCGCGGATCAAGTTCCGGAAGGCGACGGGTATTTACAAGTTCACGGGGCCTTAA
- the tilS gene encoding tRNA lysidine(34) synthetase TilS — translation MKALVKSASISTQMAARELRYEWFEKIRTELGFQWIATAHHANDSLETLLLNLARGTGLPGICGIAPVHGRLIRPLILSSKEAVQRYAAVQGLDWREDRTNRTDDYRRNKIRHHVIPVLSQLNPSLEATFNTSSERLRAANTLLDEYLQEWKSRAIQFDDDVLRIPVREVAGKTEPVYRLWIILQDFGFQYNQMGGIVAALAGIPGKRFFSSSHVLLLDRDFLLLQAIRGPSGPEELTIGEPESTLHWQGIRITLRKLPAGILPVFDNATIAVDQDLLTFPLTLRKWRQGDSFQPLGMAGKSKKSERFTDRS, via the coding sequence GTGAAAGCCTTGGTGAAATCGGCCTCGATTTCCACGCAGATGGCCGCCAGGGAACTGCGGTATGAATGGTTTGAGAAAATCAGAACTGAGCTTGGCTTTCAATGGATTGCGACCGCTCATCACGCCAACGACTCGCTCGAAACCCTGCTGCTTAACCTTGCGCGCGGGACCGGCCTGCCCGGCATATGTGGAATTGCGCCCGTCCATGGCCGTTTGATCCGTCCTCTTATTCTCTCAAGCAAGGAGGCGGTACAGCGGTATGCAGCTGTTCAGGGCCTCGATTGGCGGGAGGACAGGACTAATCGAACCGATGATTACCGGAGAAATAAGATCCGCCACCATGTGATTCCTGTATTATCGCAATTGAATCCGTCGCTGGAAGCGACGTTCAATACGTCGTCGGAACGTTTGCGGGCAGCCAATACGCTGCTCGACGAATATTTACAGGAATGGAAATCCCGGGCCATCCAATTTGACGACGACGTCCTGCGTATTCCGGTCCGTGAAGTCGCAGGTAAAACCGAACCGGTTTATCGCCTCTGGATCATTTTACAGGATTTCGGTTTTCAATATAATCAGATGGGAGGCATTGTAGCCGCTCTGGCCGGTATTCCTGGCAAGCGTTTTTTCTCCTCTTCGCACGTATTGCTTCTCGATAGGGACTTTCTTCTTCTGCAAGCAATCCGGGGGCCTTCGGGACCGGAAGAACTGACGATCGGAGAGCCGGAGTCGACGTTGCATTGGCAGGGGATACGCATTACGCTCCGTAAGTTGCCCGCCGGAATATTGCCGGTGTTTGATAATGCGACAATTGCCGTCGACCAGGATTTACTTACATTCCCGCTGACTTTACGCAAATGGCGGCAAGGAGATAGCTTTCAGCCCCTCGGTATGGCGGGGAAAAGCAAAAAAAGTGAGCGATTTACTGATCGATCGTAA
- a CDS encoding tRNA lysidine(34) synthetase TilS C-terminal domain-containing protein, which yields MSDLLIDRKMDRFEKDRTAVLLNGGGEIIWVVGLRADERFRVRNSAANVLVISIADE from the coding sequence GTGAGCGATTTACTGATCGATCGTAAAATGGACCGTTTTGAAAAGGACCGGACTGCCGTGCTACTCAATGGAGGCGGCGAGATCATCTGGGTGGTGGGCCTGCGCGCCGACGAGCGTTTTCGTGTTCGCAATAGTGCCGCAAATGTGTTGGTGATTTCGATCGCGGACGAATAA
- a CDS encoding T9SS type A sorting domain-containing protein translates to MILALALSFQGLQAQSVSGGSRLNIVGKKKAPATQNIKFSNFSSGLSYQPLTLQNPKALNRFYTSFLFASANPAESNVSAVEVAEKGSEKKTPALEAQSKAEELLFVNDKISVSNVYPNPASEYAEIDFTISGGLRDAKLIFYNVLGSQIQEFTLNKNDRKLRVNTRDMPTGLYFYQLSVDGKKVATKKMLVRHQQ, encoded by the coding sequence ATGATCTTAGCCCTGGCCCTGAGTTTTCAAGGGTTGCAGGCCCAAAGCGTTTCGGGGGGAAGCCGCCTGAATATCGTCGGCAAGAAGAAGGCCCCCGCTACCCAGAACATCAAATTTTCAAACTTTTCGAGTGGCCTCAGTTACCAGCCGCTAACTTTACAAAATCCAAAAGCGCTGAATAGATTCTACACATCGTTTCTTTTTGCATCTGCCAACCCGGCCGAAAGTAATGTATCGGCCGTCGAAGTTGCCGAGAAAGGCAGCGAAAAGAAAACACCAGCATTGGAAGCACAGTCGAAGGCGGAGGAGCTTCTTTTTGTAAATGACAAAATTTCGGTTTCCAATGTATATCCCAACCCGGCCAGCGAATACGCTGAAATCGATTTCACGATTTCAGGAGGCCTTCGCGATGCGAAACTGATATTTTACAATGTGCTGGGATCACAAATCCAGGAATTTACGCTCAACAAGAACGATCGCAAACTACGTGTCAATACGAGGGATATGCCTACCGGCCTGTACTTTTATCAACTATCGGTCGACGGCAAAAAGGTTGCTACCAAGAAAATGCTCGTTCGCCATCAGCAATAG
- the coaBC gene encoding bifunctional phosphopantothenoylcysteine decarboxylase/phosphopantothenate--cysteine ligase CoaBC — protein sequence MNLKGKKILLGVSGSIAAYKSALLVRLLVKAQAEVKVIMTQSATEFITPLTLSTLSKNPVFTAFTKNETGEWNNHVELGLWADLMIIAPATAKTMSKCASGHCDDLLTAVYLSARCPVFFAPAMDVDMFQHPSTRQNIEKLTSYGNRFISPEYGELASGLIGDGRLAEPEHIVRALNAHFARRPAAVSRRVLITAGPTVESIDPVRFISNRSSGKMGYAIAEAFAAAGSHVTLVSGPTQLKSMHPDIHTVQVETASEMYNAVEEHFGSSDLIIFAAAVADYAPRFVAAQKIKKQGDSMTLDLAKTTDIAGTFGKLKKPGQIVIGFALETENELGHARDKLDRKNFDYIILNSLNDPGAGFAHDTNKITVIDKDKNTQQFDLKSKDEVAQDILDIVLTKWNEA from the coding sequence TTGAATCTTAAAGGTAAAAAAATACTCCTCGGCGTTTCGGGAAGCATTGCTGCCTATAAATCCGCACTGCTGGTGCGGCTACTCGTGAAGGCACAAGCGGAAGTCAAAGTGATCATGACGCAATCCGCAACGGAATTTATCACTCCGCTGACTTTATCGACACTTTCTAAAAACCCGGTTTTCACGGCGTTTACCAAAAATGAAACAGGCGAATGGAACAACCACGTGGAGCTCGGGCTGTGGGCCGACCTGATGATAATTGCGCCGGCAACCGCTAAAACGATGTCTAAATGCGCCTCCGGCCATTGCGACGACCTTCTGACGGCCGTTTATCTCTCGGCGAGGTGCCCTGTATTCTTCGCCCCGGCCATGGATGTGGACATGTTCCAACATCCTTCGACCCGTCAAAATATCGAAAAACTGACCAGCTACGGAAACCGTTTCATCTCACCCGAATACGGTGAACTCGCCAGTGGACTGATTGGCGACGGGCGGCTTGCGGAGCCTGAGCACATCGTAAGGGCGTTGAATGCACATTTTGCAAGACGCCCCGCAGCTGTTTCGAGGCGCGTCCTGATTACAGCCGGCCCAACGGTTGAATCCATTGATCCGGTCCGCTTTATCAGCAACCGTTCTTCCGGTAAAATGGGGTATGCGATTGCCGAAGCGTTCGCGGCCGCGGGCTCGCACGTAACGCTCGTAAGCGGTCCCACACAACTGAAAAGCATGCATCCGGATATCCACACGGTTCAAGTAGAGACAGCCAGCGAAATGTACAATGCAGTGGAAGAACATTTTGGAAGCAGCGATCTGATCATCTTCGCTGCGGCAGTGGCTGATTATGCGCCCCGGTTCGTTGCCGCACAGAAGATCAAGAAACAAGGCGATAGTATGACGCTGGACCTTGCCAAAACAACCGATATTGCGGGGACTTTCGGGAAACTAAAAAAACCGGGGCAGATAGTTATCGGTTTCGCACTTGAAACGGAGAATGAACTGGGCCACGCCCGGGACAAGCTAGACCGTAAAAATTTCGATTACATCATTTTAAACTCCCTGAACGATCCCGGCGCAGGTTTTGCACACGATACCAACAAAATAACCGTTATTGACAAGGACAAAAATACGCAGCAATTTGACCTCAAATCCAAAGACGAGGTCGCGCAGGATATTCTCGATATCGTACTAACCAAATGGAACGAAGCATAA
- a CDS encoding DUF4835 family protein, whose amino-acid sequence MERSIKLLILTIPLLWAALAQRAFAQEFQFTVNLNYEQLVAQQKTDPQSMNQLQTYMNDFLNNTRWTNDQFGKDEKIKCKLNVNLTRSASQGNYEGNAQLIVSRPVYNSTYETVLFTYVDKNFNFTYLPSTQLYFNENSYTEELPYILAFYANIALIFDYDSFSKMGGSPYVQKAFNLVNLARNSSPNKRGWDSNGDSKNRYWLIENLQSQQFTPFREGMYKYYRQGLDVATQNPAETRAKVLEFLNTIKEVNQLRPASVVINSFFDAKSDELYKILIEGLPEQRTQAYSLLVGLDPSKTQLYQKLSM is encoded by the coding sequence ATGGAACGAAGCATAAAACTACTGATCCTGACCATTCCGCTGCTCTGGGCGGCGCTGGCTCAACGTGCCTTCGCACAGGAGTTCCAGTTTACGGTGAACCTGAACTACGAGCAACTGGTAGCGCAGCAAAAGACCGACCCGCAGTCGATGAACCAGTTGCAGACTTATATGAACGATTTTCTCAACAATACCCGCTGGACAAACGACCAGTTTGGCAAGGACGAGAAGATCAAATGCAAGCTCAATGTAAACCTGACCCGTTCGGCATCGCAGGGAAACTACGAAGGTAATGCCCAACTGATCGTTTCCCGGCCTGTTTATAACTCGACTTACGAAACAGTGCTTTTTACTTACGTCGACAAAAATTTCAATTTTACCTATCTGCCCAGTACACAGCTGTATTTCAATGAAAACAGCTATACCGAGGAACTCCCGTACATTCTGGCGTTCTATGCCAATATCGCCTTGATATTCGACTACGATTCTTTCAGCAAAATGGGAGGTTCACCTTATGTGCAGAAAGCATTTAACCTCGTCAATCTTGCCCGGAACTCTTCCCCCAACAAAAGGGGCTGGGATTCCAACGGAGATTCGAAGAACCGCTACTGGCTGATCGAGAACCTCCAAAGCCAACAATTTACGCCATTCCGCGAGGGAATGTACAAGTATTATCGCCAGGGCCTGGATGTGGCAACACAAAATCCGGCAGAAACCCGCGCGAAGGTCCTCGAATTTTTGAATACCATCAAGGAGGTTAACCAGCTCCGTCCGGCCAGTGTGGTGATCAATTCGTTTTTCGACGCCAAATCAGACGAGTTGTACAAAATACTGATTGAAGGTTTACCCGAACAACGTACACAGGCGTACTCTCTGCTGGTTGGTCTCGACCCTTCGAAAACTCAACTGTACCAGAAGCTATCGATGTAG
- a CDS encoding cytochrome c, which yields MAKVRILAFALSGLASCRNSEELKSEQYFVTGQQLYMTHCANCHQMEGKGMSNLYPPIAGSSIIENKARMACIIQYGMSDTIIVNGKSFSRPMPPNPKLTEIEIAEIVSFVSMKWGKDSVYTPIEFVHKALADCKAD from the coding sequence ATGGCAAAAGTCCGCATTCTGGCATTTGCATTGTCGGGCCTGGCATCATGCCGCAATTCGGAAGAGTTGAAAAGCGAACAATATTTTGTAACCGGGCAGCAGTTATACATGACGCATTGCGCAAACTGCCACCAAATGGAGGGCAAAGGAATGTCCAATCTCTACCCTCCTATCGCCGGCTCGTCGATTATTGAAAATAAAGCTCGCATGGCCTGCATTATCCAGTACGGTATGAGCGATACGATTATCGTCAACGGTAAATCGTTCAGTCGGCCGATGCCGCCGAATCCCAAACTGACGGAAATAGAAATTGCGGAGATTGTCAGTTTTGTATCGATGAAATGGGGAAAAGACAGTGTTTACACGCCGATCGAATTTGTGCATAAGGCACTAGCCGACTGCAAGGCCGATTAA